The following nucleotide sequence is from Chromobacterium rhizoryzae.
CGCGCATTCGCCGTCGTCCATGGTCGGATGCGCCGCCCAGACGTAGTTGAAGCCGGCCTCGCGCGCCAGCCTGACGTGCGACTCCTGCAACAGCTTGCCCGCGGCGCTGTGCCACAACAGCATGGGCGCGTCGGCCAGTTCGCCGCGACGCACGCCAGCATGCACCTTGGCGATCAATTCGGCGCCGCCGCCGTCCGGCATCTGAATATCGCACACCAGCAAATCCACCGGCTCGCGCAGCAATTGCTGTTCCGCCTCACGAATATGGCCGCAATGGCGAATATTGCGAATGCCGGCCTGCGACAGCATGCGCTGAAGGCGCTCATTGTCCCGCGATGATCCGGACACCACCATGACATTAAGATTTTCCATGGATTCCCTACCATTTGGAATACCGACAGCTGAATATCCGCCACGCCCGCGTTGGCGCGCTGTCACGTTTCAACATCCCAAAAAGCATACGATTGATCAGCTTAATTTCCGGACTTGCTTTAGCTAATTCGATAATGACAATGTGGCGGCACATTGCCGGAAGGACGCGGCCAAGGTCAATGAATCTAAAAAAATCATTCAAGGCCGAAAATCCGGTCCGGCAAGCTTCTCCGCCCTCGCCCGGCAGCGGCGGGAAACCACGCTGCCGCTGCCCGCTTAATTGACATCGCCAAGCAAGAGCCGTCATTCAATGAGCCGGCCATATCGGTTCAATTCACAGCGCGCAGCACACCCGCGCGTCCTATGGTCATCGTTCCGGAGACGCCTGCTCGGGTGTGGAATCAAACTGAATCACGCCGTTCTATTTAGGGCTTGTAGACGCCATGATAAGAAAATCCGCTGAAATCAAATATAGGATTTATCTTAAAAACAAATCCAATTGTCATTTTTGTTTTTTAAATATATTTACAATATAAAAACAGGAATCAATTAAACATTAAAAACCGGCATCATCACGAATGGAAAGCGTCAAACACACACGCGGACTCCAAGCGGCATGGACAAACGCGGCCGGCAATGGATTGGGAAAGGGAAACAATAAGCGCCGGGGAGCGAGCGCGAGACCAGGCCTTATGGCGCAGCAAGCGGAATCGCAAAGAGAGAATGGGCATGGCTAAGCTGAACTCGCCGTACAAGGCTTTATCCGCGCAGCGGACTTTGAACAGCTTAGAGCAGGACCAGGCGGCAACGCCCCCTGGCCTGAAATCTGGCGGACGGTTTCGCGCCGGGCCTCTAAGCCGGCGCGGCAAGACTCCGCGGGCGGTCAGCCGCGCTTGTTCAGGCGCAGGGTCAGGGTCAACTCGCCCTCGCCGTCGTTCTGCGACTGGATATTCTTCAACGTGATGCCCGTGGGCAGCAGCACGCTGATGCCGTGGCCGACGCCGTACTTGGACAGGGTTTTTTCCAGCTGCCGCGCCATGCCCTTGGCCGGCAGCTTCGCCTCCTCGTCCAGCGCGAAGCCGTAGGATTCGGCGGCGGAGCCCATGGCCTGGTCCACCTGCTCGCGCGGCACGAACTTCTCGGCGGCGCTGGCCAGTTGGCGGGCCGACACGTCTTCCTCGCTGCTCACCAGATTGAGGAATTCATCCTTGAAGCGCGCCTGTTGCAGCGGGTCCTCTATCTCCTCCGACAGCTGCTCCACCACGCTGGCCATCATCTTGCTGCTGGACGCCTTGTCCGGCACCCGCATCGCTTTCAGGAAATCGTCCAGCCAGAACTTGGCCTCGCGGCTGAGCCGGTCCACCGCGTAGACCGTGGGGCCGTGCTCCAGGATCAGCGCGCCCTTGTCGATCAAGCGCGGATTGATGCCCGAGGCGTGGCTGATGTCGAACACATCGCCGGACTCCACCACGGTGAGGAAGTCGTCGCGGATTTCGGACTTGAACACCCCCAGCGCGCGCAGTTCGCGATCGCCGTCGTTGAGACCGGAAAACAGGATCACCAGCAAATCGCCGGCGTTGATGTTGGGGTGCTGCGAACGCGCGTACAAATGCTTGGCGATGCGCTGGGACACCGCCAGGAAATCCAGCTCGCCGCGGAAGAACTGCCGGGTGTAATGGTAGATTTCGTTCAGATTCAGGTCGGACTCATGGAAAAACTGATGCTGGCGCTTGTCCGACACAATGTTCTTCAGATAACCGCCCAGCAACAGCGAGGACACTTCCTCGTCCACGGAGCTGGCCCGCTCGGACAGGCGCGCGCCCTCGCCGCGCGCGGCATTGCCCACCCGGTGCACCACCAGCCGCTCCACCCTGCATTCGCCAATCGCCAACATTTCCGCGCTCCCGCCTAAAAATCGAATGCGCGATTATTGCCACTGCGCCCGGGCTTGGCAACCGCGAAAGCGGCCGGCTATTCCGGCAAGGCCAGCGGATCGTCGGTCAGGGAGTCCGCCAGAAAGTCCATCAGCAGCCGAACCTTGGGCGACAGCTGGCGGTTATGCGGCGTCAAGGCCCAGATACCCTCTTCCGGCTCGCGGTAATCGGCCAGCACCTCGATCAGCTCGCCGCTGCTCAAATAGGCGGCGACGTAGTAATCCGGCAATTGCGCCAGCCCCAGGCCCAGCCGCGCCGCGTGCGCCAGCGCGTGGCCGCTGTTGCAGCGCAGGCTGCCCTTGATCC
It contains:
- a CDS encoding nucleoid-associated protein; amino-acid sequence: MLAIGECRVERLVVHRVGNAARGEGARLSERASSVDEEVSSLLLGGYLKNIVSDKRQHQFFHESDLNLNEIYHYTRQFFRGELDFLAVSQRIAKHLYARSQHPNINAGDLLVILFSGLNDGDRELRALGVFKSEIRDDFLTVVESGDVFDISHASGINPRLIDKGALILEHGPTVYAVDRLSREAKFWLDDFLKAMRVPDKASSSKMMASVVEQLSEEIEDPLQQARFKDEFLNLVSSEEDVSARQLASAAEKFVPREQVDQAMGSAAESYGFALDEEAKLPAKGMARQLEKTLSKYGVGHGISVLLPTGITLKNIQSQNDGEGELTLTLRLNKRG